From a region of the Labilithrix sp. genome:
- a CDS encoding ABC transporter ATP-binding protein yields MTNSDPLIVLDGVAKVFLTDEIETHALDNVHLEIARGEYLAIEGPSGSGKTTLLSILGLLDVASKGTYTLAGKAVTDLDARARAHLRNREIGFVFQTFNLIGDLTVRENVELPLTYRDMPAKERARRVDEALERVGMGHRKSHLPSQLSGGQQQRVAVARAVAGQPSILFADEPTGSLDSKNGDAVMDLLDGLHASGTTICIVTHSREYAARAKRAVHLFDGRVVEDR; encoded by the coding sequence ATGACGAACAGCGATCCTCTCATTGTCCTCGACGGCGTCGCCAAGGTCTTCCTGACCGACGAGATCGAGACGCACGCGCTCGACAACGTCCACCTCGAGATCGCGCGCGGCGAGTACCTCGCGATCGAAGGTCCGTCCGGCTCCGGCAAGACGACGCTCCTCTCGATCCTCGGCCTCCTCGACGTCGCCTCGAAGGGCACGTACACGCTCGCGGGCAAGGCCGTCACCGACCTCGACGCGAGGGCGCGCGCGCACCTCCGGAACCGCGAGATCGGGTTCGTCTTCCAGACCTTCAACCTGATCGGCGATCTCACCGTCCGCGAGAACGTCGAGCTGCCGCTGACCTACCGCGACATGCCGGCGAAGGAGCGCGCGCGGCGCGTCGACGAGGCGCTCGAGCGGGTGGGGATGGGCCACCGCAAGTCCCACCTCCCGAGCCAGCTCTCCGGCGGGCAGCAGCAGCGCGTCGCGGTCGCGCGCGCGGTCGCGGGGCAGCCGTCGATCCTCTTCGCCGACGAGCCGACCGGGAGCCTCGACTCGAAGAACGGTGACGCGGTGATGGACCTCCTCGACGGGCTCCACGCGAGCGGCACGACGATCTGCATCGTCACGCACAGCCGCGAGTACGCGGCCCGGGCCAAGCGCGCGGTCCACCTCTTCGACGGTCGCGTCGTCGAGGACCGGTAG
- a CDS encoding HlyD family efflux transporter periplasmic adaptor subunit, giving the protein MDLPRTPPPPRRWPLLVIALVLCLGVAAAACARRPSLGVDRATVWTERVRRGTFVRQVPVQGRLVSEDVRWLSAATAARVARIEARPGSEVNAGDVVVVLENADVELAALEAERAATSAEAHLIELEVRSRAGATELAGNLALLRAEVRAAARRADDATRLAAAGLAAENERRDLTERVAPLGERVATEEARHAILVAGGARELAAHRADVARLRDIAAFRRRQVEGLVVRATTRGVVQELPLETGQWAAVGAVLARIAEPGALKAELKVAEGWARDVTSGLEVTFAPIAGAEARARLTRVEPAVLGGAVRLEARFTSPPSAGARPDQTVTGWIEIERTDDALSVARPAGVLEGAPARVYRVTPEGAALVDVLFGRGSAREIQVLGGLAAGDEIVVSATSQWEGAAGVRWR; this is encoded by the coding sequence ATGGACCTCCCGCGGACGCCTCCGCCGCCCCGCCGCTGGCCGCTCCTCGTGATCGCGCTCGTCCTCTGCCTCGGAGTCGCCGCCGCGGCGTGCGCCCGCCGTCCGTCGCTGGGCGTCGATCGCGCCACCGTCTGGACGGAGCGCGTGCGGCGCGGGACGTTCGTGCGGCAGGTCCCGGTGCAGGGGCGGCTCGTCTCGGAGGACGTGCGCTGGCTCTCGGCCGCTACCGCCGCGCGCGTCGCGCGGATCGAGGCGCGCCCCGGCAGCGAGGTGAACGCCGGCGACGTCGTCGTCGTCCTCGAGAACGCCGACGTCGAGCTCGCCGCGCTCGAGGCGGAGCGCGCCGCGACGAGCGCGGAGGCGCACCTGATCGAGCTCGAGGTCCGATCGCGCGCGGGCGCGACCGAGCTCGCGGGGAACCTCGCCCTCCTTCGCGCCGAGGTCCGCGCCGCCGCGCGCCGCGCCGACGACGCGACGCGCCTCGCGGCGGCGGGGCTCGCGGCCGAGAACGAGCGGCGCGATCTCACCGAGCGCGTCGCGCCGCTCGGCGAGCGCGTCGCGACGGAGGAAGCGCGGCACGCGATCCTCGTCGCCGGCGGCGCGCGCGAGCTCGCGGCCCATCGCGCCGACGTCGCGCGCCTCCGCGACATCGCGGCGTTCCGGCGGCGGCAGGTCGAGGGCCTCGTCGTGCGCGCGACCACGCGCGGCGTCGTGCAGGAGCTCCCGCTCGAGACGGGGCAGTGGGCGGCCGTCGGCGCCGTGCTCGCGCGGATCGCGGAGCCCGGCGCGCTGAAGGCCGAGCTGAAGGTCGCGGAGGGATGGGCGCGCGACGTCACGTCCGGGCTCGAGGTGACGTTCGCGCCGATCGCGGGCGCCGAGGCCCGCGCGCGCCTCACCCGCGTCGAGCCGGCCGTGCTCGGCGGCGCGGTGCGGCTCGAGGCGCGCTTCACGTCGCCGCCCTCCGCCGGCGCGCGCCCGGACCAGACCGTGACGGGGTGGATCGAGATCGAGCGCACCGACGACGCGCTCTCCGTCGCGCGTCCCGCCGGCGTGCTCGAAGGCGCGCCGGCGCGCGTCTACCGCGTGACGCCGGAGGGCGCGGCCCTCGTCGACGTCCTGTTCGGCCGCGGCTCGGCGCGCGAGATCCAGGTCCTCGGCGGCCTCGCGGCTGGTGACGAAATCGTGGTGTCCGCCACGTCGCAGTGGGAAGGTGCGGCCGGCGTCCGATGGCGATGA
- a CDS encoding ABC transporter permease has protein sequence MAMMLRAILLDARFAARMFRRSRALTATVLFVLVVGIGGVAAAFSFLAGFVLRPLPFPRPSELTMMWQTQPFMRRGPLGIADFEDWREESKPSFTSISAMSGERVSLVTDDGAPEPRLAAVVSGEYFETLEVRPLAGRLFARDDERVGGARVAVIGADLWREKFGADPHVAGRTMRIDAERWTILGVAPELFRGGSRDGNSFDLWLPLAVRRATYAEERDRSSSSRGRYLHVIGRRRPGVTIAQAERQMSEVARRLAEAHPTQNAQLGVFFEDLQEALAGSTRASVWLVFAACAFVYLIACANIANLLLAHASTRRTEMALRSALGASRRRLVLQVLVETTVVFTAGALGGTILAYALVGVVDRALEGVVGFLRFGVDGLVLAFTIALAAATAIVVGLVPALSVSRVAPQIALKESEARAPLGRAQRTLRNGFVVTQVALAFALLAGTGIALRSYRALAATSPGFDGDHVVTAQTTLPAARYPRGPAFERFYTSVVEKLAATPGIEAAAATSSVPCHDDASNSTFDIEGRPPFPPTEGPLVFSQSATPQLFTVLRIPLLRGRLFDEDDFAARRSVVVVNKAFATRFFPQDDAVGHRITLDTEGQAQKHWWEVVGVVGDVRQIGLGRDLVEAIYFPSSVLPLDTMSVVARSSDERAAFAAIDAAFRAVDPELAITNRRSMRDVVSRSIGPERSFLKLVLAAGVLALVLATLGVLAVVGYTTAQRTREIAVRMALGATPARVVLLVLRDALRLVAIGLVFGLGGAFVLARLVAERVAVKVPLDAMTLAAIAFILFAAGALAALVPALRAARIDPVVALK, from the coding sequence ATGGCGATGATGCTCCGCGCGATCCTGCTCGATGCTCGCTTCGCGGCGCGCATGTTCCGCCGGAGCCGCGCGCTCACGGCGACGGTCTTGTTCGTGCTCGTCGTCGGCATCGGCGGCGTCGCGGCGGCGTTCAGCTTCCTCGCCGGCTTCGTGCTGCGGCCGCTCCCGTTCCCGCGCCCGTCGGAGCTGACGATGATGTGGCAGACGCAGCCGTTCATGCGGCGCGGGCCGCTCGGGATCGCGGACTTCGAGGACTGGCGCGAAGAGTCTAAACCATCGTTTACATCTATATCGGCCATGTCGGGAGAGCGCGTCAGCCTCGTCACCGACGACGGTGCGCCGGAGCCGAGGCTCGCCGCGGTCGTGAGCGGCGAGTACTTCGAGACGCTCGAGGTGAGGCCGCTCGCCGGACGCCTCTTCGCGCGCGACGACGAGCGCGTCGGCGGCGCGCGCGTCGCCGTCATCGGCGCCGACCTCTGGCGCGAGAAGTTCGGGGCGGACCCGCACGTCGCGGGACGCACGATGCGGATCGACGCCGAGCGATGGACGATCCTCGGCGTCGCGCCGGAGCTGTTCCGCGGCGGCAGCCGTGACGGAAACAGCTTCGATCTCTGGCTCCCGCTCGCGGTGCGGCGCGCGACCTACGCCGAAGAGCGCGATCGTTCGTCGTCGTCGCGCGGTCGCTACCTCCACGTCATCGGTCGCCGCCGGCCGGGCGTGACGATCGCGCAGGCCGAGCGGCAGATGAGCGAGGTCGCGCGGCGGCTCGCGGAGGCGCACCCCACCCAGAACGCGCAGCTCGGCGTCTTCTTCGAAGACCTGCAGGAGGCCCTCGCGGGCAGCACGCGCGCGAGCGTGTGGCTCGTCTTCGCCGCCTGCGCCTTCGTGTACCTCATCGCCTGCGCGAACATCGCGAACCTCCTCCTCGCCCACGCGTCGACGCGGCGCACGGAGATGGCGCTGCGGAGCGCGCTCGGCGCGAGCCGCCGCCGGCTCGTGCTCCAGGTCCTCGTCGAGACGACCGTCGTCTTCACCGCCGGCGCGCTCGGCGGGACGATCCTCGCGTACGCGCTCGTCGGCGTCGTCGATCGCGCGCTCGAGGGCGTGGTCGGCTTCCTGCGGTTCGGCGTCGACGGGCTCGTCCTCGCGTTCACGATCGCGCTCGCGGCCGCGACCGCCATCGTCGTCGGCCTCGTCCCCGCGCTGTCGGTCTCGCGCGTCGCTCCGCAGATCGCGCTGAAGGAGAGCGAGGCGCGCGCGCCGCTCGGCCGCGCGCAGCGAACGCTGCGGAACGGCTTCGTCGTCACCCAGGTCGCGCTCGCGTTCGCGCTCCTCGCCGGGACCGGCATCGCGCTCCGCAGCTATCGGGCGCTCGCCGCGACGTCGCCCGGCTTCGACGGCGATCACGTCGTGACCGCGCAGACGACGCTCCCGGCCGCGCGTTACCCGCGCGGACCGGCCTTCGAGCGGTTCTACACCTCCGTCGTCGAGAAGCTCGCCGCGACCCCCGGCATCGAGGCCGCGGCGGCGACGAGCTCGGTCCCGTGCCACGACGACGCGAGCAACTCCACCTTCGACATCGAAGGACGACCGCCGTTCCCGCCGACCGAGGGGCCGCTCGTGTTCAGCCAGTCGGCGACGCCGCAGCTCTTCACCGTGCTCCGCATTCCGCTCCTCCGCGGCCGCCTCTTCGACGAGGACGACTTCGCGGCTCGGCGCTCGGTCGTGGTCGTGAACAAGGCGTTCGCGACGCGCTTCTTTCCGCAGGACGACGCGGTCGGTCATCGCATCACCCTCGACACGGAGGGGCAGGCGCAGAAGCACTGGTGGGAGGTCGTCGGGGTGGTGGGGGACGTGCGCCAGATCGGCCTCGGCCGCGATCTCGTCGAGGCGATCTACTTCCCGTCGTCGGTGCTGCCGCTCGACACGATGTCGGTCGTCGCGCGGAGCTCCGACGAGCGGGCGGCGTTCGCGGCGATCGACGCGGCGTTCCGCGCGGTCGATCCGGAGCTGGCGATCACGAACCGGCGATCGATGCGCGACGTCGTGTCTCGTTCGATCGGCCCGGAGCGCTCGTTCCTGAAGCTCGTGCTCGCCGCCGGCGTCCTCGCGCTCGTGCTCGCGACGCTCGGCGTGCTCGCGGTGGTGGGGTACACGACCGCGCAGCGGACGCGCGAGATCGCGGTCCGGATGGCGCTCGGAGCGACGCCGGCCCGCGTCGTGCTCCTCGTCCTTCGCGACGCGCTGCGCCTCGTCGCGATCGGGCTCGTGTTCGGCCTCGGCGGCGCGTTCGTCCTCGCGCGGCTGGTCGCGGAGCGGGTCGCGGTCAAGGTCCCGCTCGACGCGATGACGCTCGCCGCGATCGCGTTCATCCTCTTCGCCGCCGGCGCGCTCGCGGCGCTCGTCCCCGCGCTGCGCGCCGCGCGGATCGATCCCGTGGTGGCGCTCAAATGA
- a CDS encoding ABC transporter permease — protein sequence MTSRLVFDLRSALRMMRRAPGFVAVVFAILTAGIGVTTAMFSIVSALFLRPLPFSHAEELMTIRSLPPSRTAPGPMALADALDLRARSSSLEALAAMWPIDFSVRFDAGPPEVVQAACVTGDFFRVMETTPLHGRLLEPEDDRAGGSKVLVLSAELWRRRLGSDPAVIGRSLSIDGDTYVVVGVAAEGFGFCGSSNDTCAFWTPLAPARADFPSFSNERGSRSFEVVARRKEGVALAQARVDLEANMARLAEEHPDTNEGWRVQVMDLREVLFGSSRREIYLLFAAVGLVFAVVCANVAGLFLARAMDRRTEIVTRVALGATRGRLVTQLVTETVVVFFVAGCGGAVLARAIVGWFVDHLVRSAAVANVPVEVDVRALAFSLAIAVAAGTLAGLVPALEAARVAPQSVLMTTRATPSGAQRWLRSALVVVQIAFAFALLVEAGRVTRDFARTAARDPGFDPSQLASGYLVLPVPRYADPSMQRTFVRELVARVGARPGVESVALSSSLPMSGMQWNGGFRIEGRPPPQRVGPALERAIVTAGFFETMRIPILRGRGFTAADTRDAPAVMVISQRAAEQFFPGEDPIGLRVDWGDHDDDVHEWREIVGVAGDVRRRGLELDAPPESYAVAEQHTTRWIAILARTTRGPELLAELPAIVAEIDPTIGVDDRVMLADAVAGTIGPARYTAVLLGAFAVAALVLATVGLFGLVSYAMSQRTRELGIRLALGATPGDLVRLVLRDGAALLAPGLALGVAVSLVRPLDPAVAIVVFFALALAGLGATLVPALRAARMSPAAALKTE from the coding sequence ATGACGAGCCGGCTCGTCTTCGATCTGCGCTCCGCGCTCCGGATGATGCGGCGCGCGCCCGGCTTCGTCGCGGTCGTCTTCGCGATCCTCACCGCCGGGATCGGCGTGACGACCGCGATGTTCAGCATCGTCTCCGCGCTCTTCCTCCGCCCGCTCCCGTTCTCGCACGCGGAGGAGCTCATGACGATCCGCTCGCTGCCGCCGTCGCGTACGGCGCCGGGGCCGATGGCGCTCGCCGACGCGCTCGATCTACGCGCGCGCTCGTCGAGCCTCGAGGCGCTGGCCGCGATGTGGCCGATCGACTTCAGCGTGCGGTTCGACGCCGGCCCGCCGGAGGTCGTCCAGGCGGCGTGCGTCACCGGCGACTTCTTTCGCGTCATGGAGACGACGCCGCTCCACGGCCGGCTCCTCGAGCCGGAGGACGATCGCGCCGGCGGATCGAAGGTCCTCGTCCTCAGCGCGGAGCTCTGGCGCCGGCGCCTCGGCTCGGACCCCGCCGTGATCGGCCGCTCGCTCTCGATCGACGGCGACACGTACGTCGTGGTCGGCGTCGCGGCGGAGGGGTTCGGCTTCTGCGGATCGAGCAACGACACCTGCGCGTTCTGGACGCCGCTCGCGCCGGCGCGCGCGGACTTCCCGTCCTTCTCCAACGAGCGGGGATCGCGCTCCTTCGAGGTCGTCGCGCGGCGGAAGGAGGGCGTGGCGCTCGCGCAGGCGCGCGTCGATCTCGAAGCGAACATGGCGCGCCTCGCCGAGGAGCACCCGGATACGAACGAAGGCTGGCGCGTGCAGGTCATGGATCTGCGGGAGGTGCTCTTCGGCAGCTCGCGGCGCGAGATCTACCTCCTCTTCGCGGCGGTGGGGCTCGTCTTCGCGGTCGTGTGCGCCAACGTCGCCGGTCTCTTCCTCGCGCGCGCGATGGACCGGCGCACCGAGATCGTCACCCGCGTCGCGCTCGGAGCGACGCGCGGTCGGCTCGTCACGCAGCTCGTCACGGAGACGGTGGTGGTCTTCTTCGTCGCGGGATGCGGCGGCGCGGTCCTCGCGCGCGCGATCGTGGGATGGTTCGTGGACCACCTCGTTCGGAGCGCCGCGGTGGCCAACGTCCCGGTGGAGGTCGACGTGCGCGCCCTCGCCTTCTCGCTCGCGATCGCCGTCGCGGCGGGGACGCTCGCCGGGCTCGTCCCGGCGCTCGAGGCCGCGCGCGTCGCGCCGCAGAGCGTGCTCATGACGACGCGAGCCACGCCGAGCGGCGCGCAGCGCTGGCTGCGGAGCGCGCTCGTGGTCGTGCAGATCGCGTTCGCGTTCGCGCTGCTCGTGGAGGCGGGGCGCGTGACCCGCGACTTCGCGCGGACCGCGGCGCGCGATCCGGGCTTCGATCCGAGCCAGCTCGCGTCGGGCTATCTCGTCCTCCCGGTCCCACGCTACGCCGATCCTTCGATGCAGCGCACGTTCGTGCGTGAGCTCGTCGCGCGCGTCGGCGCGCGGCCAGGCGTCGAGTCGGTCGCGCTCTCGAGCAGCCTGCCGATGTCGGGCATGCAATGGAACGGCGGCTTTCGGATCGAAGGACGCCCGCCGCCGCAGCGGGTCGGTCCGGCCCTCGAGCGAGCGATCGTGACGGCGGGCTTCTTCGAGACGATGCGGATCCCGATCCTGCGCGGCCGAGGCTTCACCGCCGCCGACACGCGGGACGCGCCCGCGGTGATGGTCATCAGTCAGCGCGCCGCGGAGCAGTTCTTCCCCGGCGAGGACCCGATCGGGCTCCGCGTCGACTGGGGCGATCACGACGACGACGTGCACGAGTGGCGCGAGATCGTCGGCGTCGCGGGCGACGTTCGCCGGCGCGGCCTCGAGCTGGACGCGCCGCCGGAGAGCTACGCCGTCGCCGAGCAGCACACGACGCGCTGGATCGCGATCCTCGCGCGCACGACGCGCGGGCCGGAGCTCCTTGCCGAGCTCCCCGCCATCGTCGCGGAGATCGATCCCACGATCGGCGTCGACGATCGGGTCATGCTCGCCGACGCCGTCGCCGGCACGATCGGTCCTGCGCGGTACACCGCGGTGCTCCTCGGCGCCTTCGCGGTGGCGGCGCTCGTGCTCGCGACGGTCGGTCTCTTCGGGCTCGTGTCGTACGCGATGAGCCAGCGCACGCGCGAGCTCGGGATCCGCCTCGCGCTCGGCGCGACGCCGGGCGACCTCGTGCGCCTCGTCCTCCGCGACGGCGCCGCGCTGCTCGCGCCGGGCCTCGCGCTCGGCGTCGCGGTCTCGCTCGTGCGTCCGCTCGATCCCGCCGTCGCGATCGTCGTGTTCTTCGCCCTCGCGCTCGCGGGCCTCGGCGCGACGCTCGTGCCGGCGCTGCGGGCGGCGCGAATGAGCCCCGCCGCGGCGCTGAAAACCGAGTAG
- a CDS encoding sigma-54-dependent Fis family transcriptional regulator — protein sequence MEERVSPKRPRVLVADDNTDVLDALRLLLKSEGFVVVPATSPAGAVAALQAEPFDAALLDMNYTRDTTSGGEGLDLITSLRAIDPALPILVLTAWGSVAGAVEAMKRGARDYVEKPWQNERLVAALRTQIELRAAVQESARLQGQSERELERSLPGMIATSKAMEPVKRLIERVASSDANVLVTGEHGTGKDVVARLIHARSPRARRAFVPVNAGALADGVFESELFGHVKGAFTDAKADRIGCFELADGGTLFLDEIGTMPTGQQAKLLRLLQTGEFSPVGSSRVRKADVRVVSATNADIAKEVARGAFREDLLYRLNTVEIRLPPLRDRDEDVIALAQHFLRVKAARYGKAIEGFAPDAAAALSAHRWPGNVRELEHVVERAVVLADAGAIGLGELDLRPAGGGGASGGAIERMTLADAEAYLIRKALDRASGNVVAAAQELGLSRSALYRRLQALGIKVQE from the coding sequence GTGGAGGAGCGCGTGAGCCCCAAACGTCCCCGCGTCCTCGTCGCCGACGACAACACCGACGTCCTCGACGCTCTCCGCCTCCTCCTGAAGAGCGAGGGCTTCGTCGTCGTCCCCGCCACCTCGCCCGCGGGCGCGGTCGCCGCGCTCCAGGCGGAGCCGTTCGACGCCGCGCTCCTCGACATGAACTACACGCGCGACACGACGTCGGGCGGGGAGGGGCTCGACCTCATCACGTCGCTCCGCGCGATCGATCCCGCGCTCCCGATCCTCGTCCTCACCGCGTGGGGCAGCGTCGCGGGCGCGGTCGAGGCGATGAAGCGCGGCGCGCGAGACTACGTCGAGAAGCCGTGGCAGAACGAGCGGCTCGTCGCGGCGCTGCGCACGCAGATCGAGCTCCGCGCGGCGGTGCAGGAGTCGGCGCGGCTCCAGGGCCAGAGCGAGCGCGAGCTCGAGCGATCGCTGCCGGGGATGATCGCGACGAGCAAGGCGATGGAGCCGGTGAAGCGCCTCATCGAGCGCGTCGCGAGCTCGGACGCGAACGTGCTCGTCACCGGCGAGCACGGCACGGGCAAGGACGTCGTCGCGCGCCTCATCCACGCGCGGTCACCGCGCGCGCGGAGGGCCTTCGTCCCCGTCAACGCGGGCGCGCTCGCGGACGGCGTCTTCGAGAGCGAGCTGTTCGGCCACGTGAAGGGCGCGTTCACCGACGCGAAGGCGGACCGGATCGGTTGCTTCGAGCTCGCCGACGGCGGCACGTTGTTCCTCGACGAGATCGGGACGATGCCGACCGGCCAGCAGGCGAAGCTCCTGCGGCTCCTGCAGACCGGCGAGTTCTCGCCGGTGGGATCGTCGCGCGTGCGGAAGGCCGACGTGCGCGTGGTCTCCGCGACGAACGCGGACATCGCGAAGGAGGTCGCGCGCGGCGCGTTCCGCGAGGACCTCCTCTATCGGCTGAACACGGTCGAGATCCGGCTGCCGCCGCTCCGCGATCGCGACGAGGACGTCATCGCGCTCGCGCAGCACTTCCTCCGCGTGAAGGCGGCGCGCTACGGCAAGGCGATCGAGGGCTTCGCGCCCGACGCCGCGGCGGCGCTCTCGGCGCATCGCTGGCCGGGCAACGTGCGCGAGCTCGAGCACGTGGTGGAGCGCGCGGTCGTCCTCGCCGACGCGGGGGCGATCGGGCTCGGCGAGCTCGACCTGCGTCCCGCCGGCGGCGGCGGCGCGTCGGGCGGCGCGATCGAGCGGATGACGCTCGCGGACGCGGAGGCGTACCTGATCCGGAAGGCACTCGATCGCGCGTCCGGCAACGTCGTCGCGGCGGCGCAGGAGCTCGGCCTCTCGCGGAGCGCGCTCTACCGCCGGCTCCAGGCGCTCGGGATCAAGGTGCAGGAGTGA
- a CDS encoding PAS domain-containing sensor histidine kinase: protein MIFGRVAAIALPPALACVAVAYVHAPGWVVVPALALSGAIGYAVDTQREKRLRTVTSVLAAYRAGDYAIRPRASAADGALAEVLVELNGLGDLLRGHRLGELEAWGVLRKVMAEIDAVIVAVDGAGKVRLANDAAARFAKRPIEIGADAGALGFGELVTGDAPRTVDERWELRRGTFRLAGEPQTLIVLADVGRALRERERDAWRKIIRVMGHEINNSLSPIRSIADTLAALADPAKRGEDWESDLKDGLAIVARRAESLGRFMDTYAKLARLPPPTLVPVAIGPLVTKAAALSSVPVTAGPEVTLPADADQLEQVLINLLKNAVEAKTADVQVSWKVDPGVVAIEVVDDGPGVADTKNLFTPFFTTKKGGSGIGLALSRQIVEAHGGRLTLESRTGAAGAVARIELPLAD from the coding sequence GTGATCTTCGGGCGGGTTGCGGCGATCGCACTCCCGCCGGCCCTCGCGTGCGTCGCGGTCGCGTACGTCCACGCGCCGGGGTGGGTCGTCGTGCCCGCGCTCGCGCTGTCGGGCGCGATCGGCTACGCGGTCGACACGCAGCGCGAGAAGCGGCTCCGCACCGTTACGTCGGTCCTCGCGGCGTACCGCGCGGGCGACTACGCGATCCGCCCACGCGCGAGCGCGGCCGACGGCGCGCTCGCGGAGGTGCTCGTGGAGCTGAACGGGCTCGGCGATCTCCTGCGCGGCCATCGCCTCGGCGAGCTCGAGGCGTGGGGGGTACTCCGCAAGGTGATGGCCGAGATCGACGCCGTCATCGTCGCGGTCGACGGGGCGGGGAAGGTGCGGCTCGCGAACGACGCGGCCGCGCGCTTCGCGAAGAGGCCGATCGAGATCGGCGCCGACGCGGGCGCGCTCGGCTTCGGCGAGCTCGTCACCGGCGACGCGCCGCGCACGGTCGACGAGCGCTGGGAGCTCCGGCGCGGCACGTTCCGGCTCGCGGGGGAGCCGCAGACCTTGATCGTCCTCGCCGACGTGGGCCGCGCGCTCCGCGAGCGCGAGCGTGACGCGTGGCGCAAGATCATCCGGGTGATGGGGCACGAGATCAACAACTCGCTCTCGCCGATCCGCTCGATCGCCGACACGCTGGCGGCGCTCGCCGATCCGGCGAAGCGCGGCGAGGACTGGGAGTCGGACCTGAAGGACGGGCTCGCGATCGTGGCGCGGCGCGCGGAGTCGCTCGGGCGCTTCATGGACACCTACGCGAAGCTCGCGCGCCTGCCGCCGCCGACGCTCGTCCCGGTCGCGATCGGGCCGCTCGTCACGAAGGCGGCCGCGCTCTCGAGCGTGCCGGTGACGGCGGGCCCCGAGGTCACGCTGCCGGCGGACGCGGACCAGCTCGAGCAGGTGCTCATCAACCTGCTCAAGAACGCGGTCGAGGCGAAGACGGCCGACGTGCAGGTGTCGTGGAAGGTCGACCCCGGCGTCGTCGCGATCGAGGTCGTCGACGACGGCCCGGGCGTCGCCGATACAAAAAACCTATTTACGCCGTTTTTCACGACGAAGAAGGGCGGCTCCGGGATCGGGCTCGCGCTCTCGCGCCAGATCGTCGAGGCCCACGGCGGCCGCCTCACCCTGGAGTCGCGGACCGGCGCCGCGGGCGCGGTGGCGCGGATCGAGCTGCCGCTCGCGGATTGA
- a CDS encoding endonuclease/exonuclease/phosphatase family protein produces the protein MRTFRAATLNIWNRFGPWDERLRAIREGLRTVDPDVIGMQEVLRTSDLDQAAAVSEGLGYDVAWGVASENHGFPVGNAILSKWPILTHERIALPDGGSDERRCLLYALIDAPFGKLPFFCTHLNWKLHHGHVRQLQVKAIAQEIARLAPMVDGVFPPVLVGDLNAGPDADEIRFLKGLTGLGGECVYFADSFELAGDGSVGATFSKTNPFAEPLREPERRIDYVFVRGPDDAQRGEPTEARVCFDRPYEGTFPSDHYGVVATITAGR, from the coding sequence ATGCGGACCTTCCGCGCCGCCACGCTCAACATCTGGAACCGCTTTGGCCCGTGGGACGAGCGCCTCCGCGCCATCCGCGAAGGCCTGAGGACGGTCGACCCGGACGTCATCGGGATGCAGGAGGTGCTGCGCACGAGCGACCTCGATCAAGCCGCGGCCGTCTCGGAGGGCCTCGGCTACGACGTCGCGTGGGGGGTGGCCTCGGAGAACCACGGCTTCCCGGTCGGCAACGCGATCCTCTCGAAGTGGCCGATCCTCACGCACGAGCGCATCGCGTTGCCGGACGGGGGGAGCGACGAGCGGCGCTGCCTCCTCTACGCGCTCATCGACGCGCCGTTCGGGAAGCTCCCGTTCTTCTGCACCCACCTCAACTGGAAGCTCCATCACGGTCACGTCCGCCAGCTCCAGGTGAAGGCGATCGCGCAGGAGATCGCGCGCCTCGCGCCGATGGTCGACGGCGTGTTCCCGCCCGTCCTCGTCGGCGACCTCAACGCGGGGCCGGACGCGGACGAGATCCGCTTCCTCAAGGGCCTCACCGGGCTGGGCGGCGAGTGCGTGTATTTTGCAGATTCCTTCGAGCTCGCCGGCGACGGCTCGGTAGGCGCGACGTTCTCGAAGACGAACCCGTTCGCGGAGCCGCTCCGCGAGCCGGAGCGCCGCATCGACTACGTCTTCGTCCGCGGCCCCGACGACGCGCAGCGCGGCGAGCCGACCGAGGCGCGGGTGTGCTTCGATCGCCCGTACGAGGGAACGTTCCCGAGCGACCACTACGGCGTCGTCGCCACGATCACGGCGGGCCGCTGA